The Rhodocytophaga rosea genome has a segment encoding these proteins:
- a CDS encoding restriction endonuclease, producing MNNQTINDAIIEVFKREEKPLRVKDIFLRIIEDKLYEFNTSTPEHVVRTALRRHSDSLNFPSSSSKKLYTTLPDGTYWLKGKKLPNEKNNNKESKEDIGLKSNFNELKELHNKYTHIFKQSILNQLKLLTPDAFESFCKQLLIAFGFKNVVVTPSKRDKGIDGYGELKIGLAYMKVAFQCKRWNDRTIGRPRLNQFRGDIQGSFQQGIYFTTSKFTKEAKASSFQQGAVPIILIDGLGIVDIMIEKRLGIEVEELPIYTNAIDLVINGSE from the coding sequence ATGAATAACCAAACCATTAATGATGCAATTATAGAAGTCTTTAAACGTGAAGAGAAGCCTCTAAGAGTTAAAGATATATTTTTAAGAATAATTGAAGATAAACTTTACGAATTTAATACTTCGACTCCTGAACATGTAGTAAGAACTGCTTTAAGACGCCATAGTGATTCCCTTAATTTTCCCTCATCAAGCAGCAAAAAGCTATATACCACCCTTCCTGATGGTACTTATTGGTTAAAGGGCAAAAAGCTACCGAACGAAAAAAATAATAATAAAGAGTCTAAGGAAGATATAGGCCTTAAAAGTAATTTTAATGAGCTGAAAGAACTGCACAATAAATATACTCATATTTTTAAACAGTCGATTCTAAATCAGTTGAAGCTTCTCACTCCAGATGCCTTTGAATCATTTTGCAAGCAACTTTTAATAGCTTTTGGATTTAAAAATGTAGTAGTTACTCCATCTAAAAGGGATAAAGGAATTGATGGCTATGGAGAATTAAAAATTGGATTAGCTTATATGAAGGTTGCGTTTCAATGTAAACGCTGGAATGATAGAACTATTGGAAGACCAAGGCTTAATCAATTTAGAGGCGATATACAAGGCAGCTTTCAACAAGGTATTTATTTTACCACTTCTAAATTTACAAAAGAAGCAAAAGCTTCCTCATTTCAACAAGGGGCTGTTCCTATTATTTTGATTGATGGTTTAGGAATAGTTGATATAATGATTGAAAAAAGACTAGGGATAGAAGTAGAAGAGCTGCCTATTTATACAAATGCTATTGATTTAGTTATTAATGGGAGTGAATGA
- a CDS encoding DndE family protein, which translates to MNMFNSIKTSANNKIIVTDLTRKLALGPENVIARIAFAYSLSKNIKLSVSDLKDSKGKEYNKNVLFGQYLTYYIALICTHYNLYKTDKDIPKYIKLHIDHGLELLDEEFRNNSNVTGFEFIVQKVENGLQNLI; encoded by the coding sequence ATGAATATGTTCAATAGTATTAAGACATCTGCTAATAATAAAATTATAGTCACAGACTTAACTAGAAAACTTGCTTTAGGGCCAGAAAATGTTATTGCTAGAATCGCATTCGCATATTCATTATCAAAAAATATTAAACTATCTGTATCAGATTTAAAAGATTCAAAAGGCAAGGAGTACAACAAAAATGTTCTATTTGGGCAATATCTAACTTATTATATTGCATTAATTTGTACACATTATAACCTTTATAAGACAGATAAAGATATTCCTAAATATATAAAACTTCATATTGATCATGGTTTGGAATTACTTGATGAAGAATTTAGAAATAACTCCAATGTTACAGGATTTGAATTTATAGTTCAGAAAGTTGAAAATGGCCTGCAGAATCTAATTTGA